The Desulfitobacterium chlororespirans DSM 11544 sequence CAGAAGATGAGAGATTTTCCATCAGGACGACTCTTTGTGACATGGCTGAATTCACCATAGGCTTTTAGCCTCCAATTTGATTAACCATTATTTAAACACTTTATTAAAAACCTATATCTTAAGCACATAATGCCAAATCCTTATAATAAAGGCAGTCTCGCTAAAAACACTCCAATTACACGCTCTGGAGTAAGTGCTTCCTGATCAGTGGCGTTGTTGGGATTATCGCCTTTGGTCAGATAGCGTATATTCCCCTCTCCTTCCTCGATCACTTCAATGATGCGATGGGTCACTATGGCACCTGATCGAGTTCGAAAGGTTACGATATCACTTTCCTCTAACCTATCTGGCTCTCCAGGTCTGCGAGAAATAATAACTGTGCCAACCTTCAAGGTTGGTTCCATACTTCCTGATTCAATCACAAACAAATAATAACCGAAAATATTGGGAATCTCTCCTCTGCTCTTGGCCACATTAATAGACACCAAAGAAAAGAGTAAAACTATAACCACAGCACCAAAAAGGATCCCGCTGACAACTTTCAGAAGACTGTTTCTGCGTCCCCATCTGCTTTGTATAAGCTTTTTGGGACTATGCAGATCAGTCTTCTTCTGTTTTTCAACCTGGATCTTTTTGCGCATATCTTCTATTTGCTGCCGGCTTGTGTATTTTGTGGAGGACATTGTCTCGTCCTTTCCTTACCTTCTTTTGATTACTATTATATCCCTGCAGCTTTTTTCAATGCTTTTATAGCTCTATCCAGTTTGTATTTTCCGTTTATTATTTCAGTATTTGCGCATTATAGGAAGAACAGGAATAGTTTAGGCAGGTTATGCGAAATGTTT is a genomic window containing:
- a CDS encoding signal peptidase I encodes the protein MSSTKYTSRQQIEDMRKKIQVEKQKKTDLHSPKKLIQSRWGRRNSLLKVVSGILFGAVVIVLLFSLVSINVAKSRGEIPNIFGYYLFVIESGSMEPTLKVGTVIISRRPGEPDRLEESDIVTFRTRSGAIVTHRIIEVIEEGEGNIRYLTKGDNPNNATDQEALTPERVIGVFLARLPLL